The following are encoded in a window of Pseudalgibacter alginicilyticus genomic DNA:
- a CDS encoding IS3 family transposase: MKAKEKSKGFTSLTTITRCFGLKRDAYYKYKSRADKRLIQEQQIIKIVSRKRKSLPREGVRKLIKSLDNEFYKANIKVGRDSLFSVLRKYNMLTLRKKTSARTTNSYHRFYKYNNLIKDRKITRPNQVWVSDITYIRTIKGFCYLALITDMYSRKIVGYDLSDSLELKGCVRALNKALYQTKSTKDLIHHSDRGIQYCSNVYTQVLKRNKIDISMTEENHCYENAMAERVNGILKDEFYLDQTFDNVDHAKRATKNAINLYNQIRLHLSLDYKTPNMVYKLSA; the protein is encoded by the coding sequence ATTAAAGCTAAAGAGAAATCTAAGGGATTTACATCTTTAACAACTATAACGCGTTGTTTTGGTCTTAAACGTGATGCGTATTATAAATACAAATCTAGAGCTGATAAGCGGTTAATACAGGAACAACAAATTATAAAAATAGTCAGTAGAAAACGTAAATCCCTTCCTAGAGAAGGCGTTAGAAAACTCATTAAATCGTTAGACAATGAGTTTTACAAAGCCAATATTAAAGTCGGCAGAGACTCTTTATTTAGCGTACTTAGAAAGTATAATATGCTCACACTAAGAAAGAAAACCAGTGCCAGAACTACAAACTCTTATCATCGCTTTTATAAATACAATAACCTGATAAAAGATAGAAAAATTACAAGGCCAAATCAGGTGTGGGTAAGCGATATTACCTACATAAGAACCATTAAAGGATTTTGTTACTTAGCACTAATAACAGATATGTATTCTAGGAAAATTGTCGGTTATGATCTAAGTGATAGCCTGGAACTAAAAGGATGTGTTAGAGCTCTAAACAAAGCTCTGTACCAAACAAAGAGCACTAAAGATTTAATACATCATTCAGACAGAGGCATACAGTATTGCAGTAATGTATACACACAAGTTCTTAAAAGAAATAAGATAGATATTAGTATGACGGAAGAAAACCATTGTTACGAAAATGCCATGGCAGAGCGTGTGAACGGCATATTAAAAGATGAATTTTACCTCGACCAAACCTTTGATAACGTGGATCACGCGAAAAGAGCTACAAAAAATGCAATTAATTTATACAACCAAATAAGATTACATTTATCTTTAGACTATAAAACACCGAATATGGTATATAAATTATCAGCTTAA
- a CDS encoding transposase has translation MYKNDKVIRRYSEPFKLKILAELTTGKHTKSELCKLYSIAPTTVNEWIKKYNRKDLMNTRVKVETKDEISRIKALQKEIEQLKKLLIKKDLDTLVLDSYLEVAAEDLGYKSVAELKKKLSIKP, from the coding sequence ATGTACAAAAATGACAAAGTAATCAGACGGTATTCAGAACCTTTCAAACTGAAAATTTTAGCCGAACTTACAACCGGTAAACATACAAAGAGCGAACTTTGTAAACTCTACTCCATTGCTCCTACAACGGTCAATGAGTGGATTAAAAAGTACAATCGTAAAGATCTAATGAACACCAGAGTAAAAGTGGAAACAAAAGACGAAATATCTAGAATTAAAGCACTTCAAAAAGAGATTGAACAGCTTAAAAAACTACTGATTAAAAAGGATTTAGATACTTTGGTTTTAGATTCATACCTTGAGGTAGCTGCCGAAGACTTAGGCTATAAATCTGTAGCTGAACTAAAAAAAAAGCTAAGTATAAAGCCTTAA
- a CDS encoding valine--tRNA ligase: MQMPSKYDASQVETKWYDYWMKHNYFHSTPDEREPYTIVIPPPNVTGVLHMGHMLNNTIQDVLIRRARLLGKNACWVPGTDHASIATEAKVVAKLKEQGIDKNDLSREEFLKHAWDWTHEYGGVILEQLKKLGCSCDWDRTKFTMDDDMSEAVIKVFVDLHNKGLIYRGYRMVNWDPEAKTTLSDEEVVYEEKQGNLYYLSYKIEGSEDTLTIATTRPETIFGDTAICINPNDERFTHLKDKKAIVPICGRVIPIIEDDYVDMEFGTGCLKVTPAHDENDKNLGDKHNLEVIDIFNENASLNSFGLHYQGKDRFVVRKEITKELEDKGFLVKTETHINKVGTSERTKAVIEPRLSDQWFLKMEELVKPAIEAVLGEDSDIKLFPKKFENTYRHWMENIRDWNISRQLLWGQQIPAYYYGDGKEDFVVAETIEEALEKAKQKTNNQQLTANSLRQETDALDTWFSSWLWPMSVFDGIRNPENDDIKYYYPTNDLVTGPDILFFWVARMIIAGYEYKDEKPFENVYLTGLVRDKQRRKMSKSLGNSPDALKLIEEYSADGVRVGLLLSSAAGNDLMFDEALCQQGKGFGNKIWNAYRLVDGWEVSSKIPQPDSSKTAIAWYESKFQKALIEIEDHFSKYRLSDALMAIYKLIYDDFCGWLLEMVKPAYQQPIDAVTYKSIISIFEDNLKIVHPFMPFLTEDIWHYISERTPEEALIVAKWPETKPVNETLITEFEFASEVISGIRNIRKQKNIAFKDAIGFSVINNEKTSTLFDAIITKLGNLESIKYTAETVEGALTFRVKSNEYFVPMAGSIDVEAEIKKLTEELNYTEGFLKSVQKKLANERFVNGAPEQVITNERNKEADALAKIETLKASLASLV; the protein is encoded by the coding sequence ATGCAAATGCCTTCAAAATATGATGCAAGTCAGGTAGAAACCAAGTGGTATGATTACTGGATGAAACATAATTATTTTCATTCAACGCCAGATGAAAGAGAGCCATATACCATTGTTATACCGCCTCCAAATGTAACGGGAGTACTGCACATGGGGCATATGCTTAATAATACCATTCAGGATGTATTAATTCGTCGTGCGCGGTTATTAGGAAAAAATGCATGTTGGGTGCCAGGAACAGACCATGCCTCTATTGCTACCGAAGCTAAAGTGGTAGCAAAATTAAAAGAACAAGGTATTGATAAAAATGACCTATCTCGTGAGGAATTTTTAAAACACGCTTGGGATTGGACGCATGAATACGGTGGTGTTATTTTAGAACAGCTTAAAAAATTAGGCTGTTCTTGCGATTGGGACCGAACCAAATTCACCATGGACGATGACATGAGTGAAGCGGTTATTAAAGTTTTTGTGGATTTACACAATAAAGGATTGATTTATCGTGGGTACCGTATGGTAAATTGGGATCCTGAAGCTAAAACGACACTTTCTGATGAAGAAGTGGTGTATGAAGAAAAACAGGGTAATCTTTATTACTTAAGTTACAAAATAGAGGGCAGCGAAGATACTTTAACCATAGCCACCACACGTCCTGAAACTATTTTTGGTGATACTGCTATTTGTATCAACCCTAATGATGAGCGTTTTACACATTTAAAAGATAAAAAAGCCATTGTGCCAATTTGTGGTCGTGTCATTCCTATTATTGAAGATGATTATGTAGATATGGAGTTTGGTACAGGGTGTTTAAAAGTAACCCCTGCACACGACGAAAATGATAAAAATTTAGGAGATAAGCATAACCTGGAAGTCATTGATATTTTTAATGAAAATGCGTCATTAAATAGTTTTGGACTTCATTACCAAGGAAAAGACCGCTTTGTAGTTAGAAAAGAAATCACCAAGGAATTAGAAGACAAAGGGTTTTTGGTTAAAACCGAAACCCATATCAATAAAGTAGGAACATCAGAAAGAACCAAAGCGGTTATTGAACCCCGATTGAGCGATCAATGGTTCTTAAAAATGGAAGAACTCGTAAAACCTGCCATAGAAGCTGTTTTGGGTGAAGATTCCGATATTAAGTTATTTCCAAAGAAATTCGAGAATACCTACCGCCATTGGATGGAAAATATCCGCGATTGGAATATTTCACGTCAATTATTGTGGGGACAACAAATTCCAGCCTATTATTATGGCGATGGAAAAGAGGATTTTGTAGTTGCTGAAACCATTGAAGAAGCTTTAGAAAAAGCTAAACAAAAAACCAATAACCAACAACTAACAGCCAATAGCCTACGACAAGAAACCGATGCGCTTGATACTTGGTTTTCTTCATGGTTATGGCCAATGAGTGTGTTTGATGGCATAAGAAACCCTGAAAACGACGATATAAAATATTATTATCCAACCAACGATTTGGTTACAGGGCCAGATATTTTATTCTTTTGGGTGGCACGTATGATCATTGCAGGATATGAGTATAAAGATGAAAAGCCTTTTGAAAACGTATACTTAACAGGGTTGGTACGCGATAAGCAACGCCGAAAAATGAGTAAATCCTTAGGAAATTCGCCTGATGCATTAAAACTTATTGAAGAATATAGTGCCGATGGGGTACGTGTAGGTTTGCTGTTAAGTAGTGCTGCAGGAAATGACTTGATGTTTGATGAGGCACTTTGCCAACAAGGAAAAGGTTTTGGTAACAAAATCTGGAATGCCTACCGTTTGGTTGATGGTTGGGAGGTAAGTAGCAAAATTCCACAACCCGATTCAAGTAAAACAGCCATTGCATGGTACGAATCAAAATTCCAAAAAGCACTCATAGAAATTGAAGACCATTTTAGTAAATACCGTTTAAGTGATGCTTTAATGGCTATTTATAAATTGATTTATGATGATTTTTGTGGTTGGTTGCTCGAAATGGTAAAACCGGCGTATCAACAGCCGATTGATGCTGTAACTTATAAGTCTATCATCTCAATTTTTGAAGATAATTTAAAAATAGTACATCCATTTATGCCATTTCTAACGGAAGATATCTGGCATTATATTTCTGAACGTACACCAGAAGAAGCCTTGATAGTTGCCAAGTGGCCAGAAACAAAACCTGTAAACGAAACATTGATTACGGAGTTTGAATTTGCTTCTGAAGTCATTTCAGGCATTAGAAACATCAGAAAACAAAAAAACATTGCATTTAAAGATGCCATTGGTTTTTCGGTTATAAATAATGAAAAAACGAGTACCTTGTTTGATGCTATTATTACAAAGTTAGGGAATTTGGAAAGCATTAAATATACTGCGGAAACTGTTGAAGGTGCTTTAACATTTAGGGTCAAATCGAACGAATATTTTGTGCCTATGGCAGGAAGTATTGATGTGGAAGCCGAAATTAAAAAACTAACCGAAGAACTTAATTATACTGAAGGGTTTTTGAAATCGGTACAAAAGAAACTTGCCAACGAACGTTTTGTTAATGGTGCGCCAGAGCAAGTTATAACCAATGAGCGTAACAAAGAAGCTGATGCCTTAGCTAAAATTGAGACACTAAAAGCTAGTTTGGCTAGTTTGGTTTAA
- a CDS encoding beta-galactosidase: protein MNKLLCTILIITFFSCSSNNDTTSNNDDIYKPKGLFTSSFGNETALDNKQVNGSLIRVTWSDIEPRKGEYDFSKIEQFLIPIKLRNIKWSLGIIAGGDSPNWLIDDYGAEYFEITRVDEALKRIPKIWDSKVNERLAYLAQALADSFADDEDLVLVYVPQMTANGIEGHFNGVPTAQLTNVGLTADNWVKSVKETTKIFANAFSNKAIAVEIHDVMDNTSIPKQIMTDLWNDNDLNHRVGAAIWWISGKTTYQANLLEALTIFPGDIYAQAIGRSDQIERFEDDDFTSIFNQAKTIGIRYIELWEYEFVNNTFPLDFENFNNYSNITFE from the coding sequence ATGAATAAATTATTATGTACTATACTTATTATTACTTTTTTTTCTTGTTCTTCCAATAATGATACAACATCTAATAACGATGATATTTATAAACCAAAAGGCTTATTTACTAGTTCATTTGGTAATGAAACTGCATTGGACAACAAGCAAGTAAATGGTTCGCTTATACGCGTTACGTGGAGCGATATAGAACCACGTAAAGGGGAATATGATTTTTCTAAAATTGAACAATTTTTGATTCCTATTAAATTACGAAATATAAAATGGAGTTTAGGAATAATAGCAGGTGGAGATAGTCCAAATTGGTTGATTGATGATTATGGAGCTGAGTATTTTGAAATTACTCGAGTAGACGAGGCTTTAAAAAGAATTCCTAAAATTTGGGACTCAAAAGTTAATGAAAGGTTGGCTTATTTAGCTCAAGCTCTTGCTGATAGTTTTGCTGACGATGAAGATTTAGTACTTGTTTATGTTCCTCAAATGACAGCTAATGGAATTGAAGGTCACTTTAATGGTGTTCCTACTGCCCAACTTACAAATGTTGGACTTACAGCAGATAATTGGGTGAAATCTGTAAAAGAAACTACTAAAATTTTTGCTAATGCATTTTCAAATAAAGCGATTGCTGTTGAAATTCATGATGTTATGGACAACACATCAATTCCAAAACAAATAATGACAGATTTATGGAATGATAATGATTTGAACCATAGAGTTGGAGCAGCAATTTGGTGGATTTCTGGAAAAACAACATATCAAGCCAACTTACTGGAAGCCCTTACTATTTTTCCAGGTGATATATATGCGCAAGCAATTGGAAGATCTGATCAAATAGAAAGATTTGAAGATGATGATTTTACTTCTATCTTTAATCAAGCAAAAACCATAGGTATTAGATATATAGAACTTTGGGAATATGAATTTGTAAATAACACTTTCCCTTTAGATTTTGAAAACTTTAATAATTATTCAAATATTACTTTTGAATAA
- a CDS encoding T9SS type A sorting domain-containing protein: MLRSLVITCSGAPTWRLGLDNIYFSVSTLNTEIYNVKKNSILLSPNPSSDFIKISNLTKKEDYKIYNIIGAEIKKGPISNNQKLDISKLSKGIYVIKFENGNALKFIKK, from the coding sequence TTGTTACGCTCATTGGTTATAACTTGCTCTGGCGCACCAACTTGGAGATTGGGTTTAGACAATATATATTTTTCCGTTTCTACATTAAATACTGAAATATACAACGTCAAAAAAAACTCAATATTATTATCTCCCAACCCTTCATCAGATTTTATTAAAATTTCTAACTTAACTAAAAAAGAAGACTATAAAATATATAATATTATAGGTGCAGAGATAAAAAAAGGGCCTATCTCCAATAATCAAAAACTTGATATAAGTAAATTATCCAAAGGAATTTACGTTATAAAATTTGAAAATGGAAACGCATTAAAATTTATTAAAAAGTAA